The Setaria italica strain Yugu1 chromosome IX, Setaria_italica_v2.0, whole genome shotgun sequence genome has a window encoding:
- the LOC101783621 gene encoding ent-copalyl diphosphate synthase 1, chloroplastic isoform X1: MKLLLPPAAAGSPSLAKGPCRIWGKAGGATGPRGTRVARWRAQARTTTAQPDNVSTPAPAAAAAKVPAVFQTTRIESDAEITKWPGKPQDLGDYQLIPEADGAGLQPLIDQVRAMLRSMNDGEISVSAYDTAWVALVPKLDGEGPQFPATVRWIVDNQLPDGSWGDPALFSAYDRMTNTLACVVALTKWSLEPEKCKTGLSFLHENMWRLADEEQESMPIGFEIAFPSLIQISRSLGIDFPYDHPALQSIYSNREIKLKRIPKDMMHRVPTSILHSLEGMSDLDWAKLLNLQSSDGSFLYSPSATAYALMQTGDKKCFEYIDRIVKKFNGGVPNVYPVDLFEHIWVVDRLERLGISRYFQREIKQCMDYVNRHWTEEGICWARNSNVKDVDDTAMAFRLLRLHGYNVSPSVFKNFEKDGEFFCFVGQSTQAVTGMYNLNRASQIGFQGEDVLHRARIFSYEFLRQREAQGMLHDKWIIAKDLAGEVQYALDFPWYASLPRVEARTYLDQYGGKDDVWIGKTLYRMPLVNNDVYLELARMDFNQCQVLHQLECHGLQMWYNENLLETFGVAPQEVLRSYFLAASCIFEPSRAAERLSWARTTLLANAISTHVHNILSDKKRLECFVHCLYEESGKSWIKTNPRDAILERALRQLIDLSAQEAQPIHEGQRFIRSLLSLAWTEWMMQRTNKEDNRSSVIEPRSMIHDRQTYLLLVQSIEICAGRIGEAVSVINNKESDRFIQLACTISDSLNHKVLLFQDTEKNEVTIDCIDKEIQLNMQELAQSFLLRLDEKTNKSKTKQTLWGVLRSSYYASHCPQHVIDRHVSEVIFEPV; encoded by the exons ATGAAGCTCctcctgccgccggccgccgccggatcaCCGTCCCTTGCGAAAG GTCCATGCCGTATCTGGGGCAAAGCTGGTGGAGCAACGGGGCCCCGCGGCACGCGCGTCGCCCGCTGGAGGGCGCAGGCCCGGACCACGACAGCGCAGCCCGACAACGTATCCacacctgctcctgctgctgctgccgctaaAG TACCTGCAGTGTTCCAAACCACCCGCATCGAAAGTGATGCTGAAATCACAAAATGGCCTGGGAAACCACAGGATCTTGGTGACTACCAATTGATCCCTGAG GCTGATGGGGCGGGCTTGCAGCCACTCATCGATCAAGTGAGGGCAATGCTAAGATCAATGAATGATGGGGAAATCAGCGTCTCGGCGTATGACACTGCGTGGGTTGCACTTGTGCCGAAGCTGGACGGCGAGGGCCCCCAGTTCCCGGCCACCGTGCGTTGGATCGTCGACAACCAGCTGCCTGACGGCTCCTGGGGCGATCCGGCCTTGTTCTCTGCCTATGACCGTATGACAAACACCCTTGCCTGTGTCGTTGCACTGACGAAATGGTCTCTTGAGCCTGAAAAATGCAAGACAG GGCTATCTTTTCTCCATGAGAACATGTGGAGGTTAGCAGATGAAGAGCAAGAGTCAATGCCCATCGGCTTCGAAATTGCATTCCCTTCTCTCATTCAGATATCTAGGAGCTTGGGCATTGACTTTCCATATGATCACCCGGCTTTACAGAGCATATATTCTAACAGGGAAATCAAGCTGAAGAG GATCCCAAAGGACATGATGCATAGAGTTCCTACATCAATTCTGCATAGCCTTGAAGGAATGTCTGATCTGGATTGGGCAAAGCTTCTAAATCTCCAATCAAGTGATGGATCCTTCTTGTATTCTCCTTCGGCTACTGCATATGCACTTATGCAAACTGGTGACAAGAAGTGCTTTGAATATATTGATAGGATAGTCAAAAAGTTCAATGGAGGAG TCCCTAATGTTTACCCAGTCGATCTTTTTGAGCACATATGGGTCGTTGATCGGTTAGAGCGACTCGGGATCTCCCGTTACTTCCAACGAGAGATTAAACAATGCATGGACTATGTGAACAG GCACTGGACTGAAGAAGGGATTTGCTGGGCTAGAAACTCTAATGTAAAAGATGTGGATGACACGGCTATGGCTTTTCGACTACTACGGCTACATGGATACAACGTCTCCCCAA GTGTATTTAAGAATTTTGAGAAGGACGGAGAGttcttttgttttgtggggcAATCAACCCAAGCTGTCACTGGGATGTACAACCTCAACAGAGCCTCTCAGATAGGTTTTCAAGGGGAGGATGTATTGCACCGTGCTAGGATCTTCTCATATGAATTTCTCAGACAAAGAGAAGCCCAGGGCATGCTCCATGATAAATGGATCATTGCAAAGGATCTCGCTGGCGAG GTACAATATGCATTAGACTTTCCTTGGTATGCAAGCTTGCCTCGTGTAGAGGCAAGAACCTATCTAGATCAATATGGTGGTAAAGATGATGTTTGGATTGGAAAGACTCTCTACAG AATGCCTCTTGTGAATAACGACGTATATTTGGAGTTGGCGAGAATGGATTTCAACCAATGCCAAGTTCTACATCAACTTGAGTGTCACGGGCTTCAAAT GTGGTACAATGAGAATCTCCTTGAGACTTTTGGAGTGGCACCACAAGAAGTTTTGAGATCTTATTTTTTAGCAGCATCTTGCATTTTTGAACCAAGCCGTGCTGCTGAGCGTCTCTCATGGGCTAGAACAACATTGCTTGCCAATGCTATTTCTACACATGTTCATAACATTTTGTCAGACAAGAAAAGATTGGAATGCTTCGTGCATTGCCTCTATGAAGAAAGTGGTAAATCATG GATTAAAACAAATCCTCGTGATGCTATTCTTGAGAGGGCGCTTCGGCAACTTATTGACTTATCGGCACAAGAAGCACAGCCAATTCACGAAGGACAAAGGTTCATACGCAGTCTCCTGAGTCTTGCA TGGACCGAATGGATGATGCAAAGGACAAACAAAGAAGACAACAGATCCAGTGTTATAGAACCTCGATCCATGATACATGATAGGCAAACTTATTTGCTTCTAGTTCAGAGTATTGAGATTTGTGCTGGCCGAATTGGTGAAGCTGTGTCTGTGATAAACAACAAGGAAAGTGATCGGTTTATTCAACTCGCATGCACTATTTCTGACAGTCTTAACCACAAGGTGTTACTATTCCAG GATACCGAGAAGAATGAAGTAACAATAGATTGCATTGACAAGGAAATCCAGTTGAATATGCAAGAGCTTGCTCAATCTTTCCTCCTGAGATTGGATGAGAAAACCAATAAGAGCAAGACCAAGCAAACCTTATGGGGTGTTCTGAGAAGCTCTTACTATGCTAGTCATTGCCCACAGCATGTGATCGATAGGCATGTTTCGGAGGTTATCTTTGAGCCTGTTTAG
- the LOC101783621 gene encoding ent-copalyl diphosphate synthase 1, chloroplastic isoform X2 gives MKLLLPPAAAGSPSLAKGPCRIWGKAGGATGPRGTRVARWRAQARTTTAQPDNVSTPAPAAAAAKVFQTTRIESDAEITKWPGKPQDLGDYQLIPEADGAGLQPLIDQVRAMLRSMNDGEISVSAYDTAWVALVPKLDGEGPQFPATVRWIVDNQLPDGSWGDPALFSAYDRMTNTLACVVALTKWSLEPEKCKTGLSFLHENMWRLADEEQESMPIGFEIAFPSLIQISRSLGIDFPYDHPALQSIYSNREIKLKRIPKDMMHRVPTSILHSLEGMSDLDWAKLLNLQSSDGSFLYSPSATAYALMQTGDKKCFEYIDRIVKKFNGGVPNVYPVDLFEHIWVVDRLERLGISRYFQREIKQCMDYVNRHWTEEGICWARNSNVKDVDDTAMAFRLLRLHGYNVSPSVFKNFEKDGEFFCFVGQSTQAVTGMYNLNRASQIGFQGEDVLHRARIFSYEFLRQREAQGMLHDKWIIAKDLAGEVQYALDFPWYASLPRVEARTYLDQYGGKDDVWIGKTLYRMPLVNNDVYLELARMDFNQCQVLHQLECHGLQMWYNENLLETFGVAPQEVLRSYFLAASCIFEPSRAAERLSWARTTLLANAISTHVHNILSDKKRLECFVHCLYEESGKSWIKTNPRDAILERALRQLIDLSAQEAQPIHEGQRFIRSLLSLAWTEWMMQRTNKEDNRSSVIEPRSMIHDRQTYLLLVQSIEICAGRIGEAVSVINNKESDRFIQLACTISDSLNHKVLLFQDTEKNEVTIDCIDKEIQLNMQELAQSFLLRLDEKTNKSKTKQTLWGVLRSSYYASHCPQHVIDRHVSEVIFEPV, from the exons ATGAAGCTCctcctgccgccggccgccgccggatcaCCGTCCCTTGCGAAAG GTCCATGCCGTATCTGGGGCAAAGCTGGTGGAGCAACGGGGCCCCGCGGCACGCGCGTCGCCCGCTGGAGGGCGCAGGCCCGGACCACGACAGCGCAGCCCGACAACGTATCCacacctgctcctgctgctgctgccgctaaAG TGTTCCAAACCACCCGCATCGAAAGTGATGCTGAAATCACAAAATGGCCTGGGAAACCACAGGATCTTGGTGACTACCAATTGATCCCTGAG GCTGATGGGGCGGGCTTGCAGCCACTCATCGATCAAGTGAGGGCAATGCTAAGATCAATGAATGATGGGGAAATCAGCGTCTCGGCGTATGACACTGCGTGGGTTGCACTTGTGCCGAAGCTGGACGGCGAGGGCCCCCAGTTCCCGGCCACCGTGCGTTGGATCGTCGACAACCAGCTGCCTGACGGCTCCTGGGGCGATCCGGCCTTGTTCTCTGCCTATGACCGTATGACAAACACCCTTGCCTGTGTCGTTGCACTGACGAAATGGTCTCTTGAGCCTGAAAAATGCAAGACAG GGCTATCTTTTCTCCATGAGAACATGTGGAGGTTAGCAGATGAAGAGCAAGAGTCAATGCCCATCGGCTTCGAAATTGCATTCCCTTCTCTCATTCAGATATCTAGGAGCTTGGGCATTGACTTTCCATATGATCACCCGGCTTTACAGAGCATATATTCTAACAGGGAAATCAAGCTGAAGAG GATCCCAAAGGACATGATGCATAGAGTTCCTACATCAATTCTGCATAGCCTTGAAGGAATGTCTGATCTGGATTGGGCAAAGCTTCTAAATCTCCAATCAAGTGATGGATCCTTCTTGTATTCTCCTTCGGCTACTGCATATGCACTTATGCAAACTGGTGACAAGAAGTGCTTTGAATATATTGATAGGATAGTCAAAAAGTTCAATGGAGGAG TCCCTAATGTTTACCCAGTCGATCTTTTTGAGCACATATGGGTCGTTGATCGGTTAGAGCGACTCGGGATCTCCCGTTACTTCCAACGAGAGATTAAACAATGCATGGACTATGTGAACAG GCACTGGACTGAAGAAGGGATTTGCTGGGCTAGAAACTCTAATGTAAAAGATGTGGATGACACGGCTATGGCTTTTCGACTACTACGGCTACATGGATACAACGTCTCCCCAA GTGTATTTAAGAATTTTGAGAAGGACGGAGAGttcttttgttttgtggggcAATCAACCCAAGCTGTCACTGGGATGTACAACCTCAACAGAGCCTCTCAGATAGGTTTTCAAGGGGAGGATGTATTGCACCGTGCTAGGATCTTCTCATATGAATTTCTCAGACAAAGAGAAGCCCAGGGCATGCTCCATGATAAATGGATCATTGCAAAGGATCTCGCTGGCGAG GTACAATATGCATTAGACTTTCCTTGGTATGCAAGCTTGCCTCGTGTAGAGGCAAGAACCTATCTAGATCAATATGGTGGTAAAGATGATGTTTGGATTGGAAAGACTCTCTACAG AATGCCTCTTGTGAATAACGACGTATATTTGGAGTTGGCGAGAATGGATTTCAACCAATGCCAAGTTCTACATCAACTTGAGTGTCACGGGCTTCAAAT GTGGTACAATGAGAATCTCCTTGAGACTTTTGGAGTGGCACCACAAGAAGTTTTGAGATCTTATTTTTTAGCAGCATCTTGCATTTTTGAACCAAGCCGTGCTGCTGAGCGTCTCTCATGGGCTAGAACAACATTGCTTGCCAATGCTATTTCTACACATGTTCATAACATTTTGTCAGACAAGAAAAGATTGGAATGCTTCGTGCATTGCCTCTATGAAGAAAGTGGTAAATCATG GATTAAAACAAATCCTCGTGATGCTATTCTTGAGAGGGCGCTTCGGCAACTTATTGACTTATCGGCACAAGAAGCACAGCCAATTCACGAAGGACAAAGGTTCATACGCAGTCTCCTGAGTCTTGCA TGGACCGAATGGATGATGCAAAGGACAAACAAAGAAGACAACAGATCCAGTGTTATAGAACCTCGATCCATGATACATGATAGGCAAACTTATTTGCTTCTAGTTCAGAGTATTGAGATTTGTGCTGGCCGAATTGGTGAAGCTGTGTCTGTGATAAACAACAAGGAAAGTGATCGGTTTATTCAACTCGCATGCACTATTTCTGACAGTCTTAACCACAAGGTGTTACTATTCCAG GATACCGAGAAGAATGAAGTAACAATAGATTGCATTGACAAGGAAATCCAGTTGAATATGCAAGAGCTTGCTCAATCTTTCCTCCTGAGATTGGATGAGAAAACCAATAAGAGCAAGACCAAGCAAACCTTATGGGGTGTTCTGAGAAGCTCTTACTATGCTAGTCATTGCCCACAGCATGTGATCGATAGGCATGTTTCGGAGGTTATCTTTGAGCCTGTTTAG